The Temnothorax longispinosus isolate EJ_2023e chromosome 4, Tlon_JGU_v1, whole genome shotgun sequence genome has a window encoding:
- the LOC139812180 gene encoding SPRY domain-containing SOCS box protein 3 — MDLITDDQHAEAEDYLSSSKHEWTWDEKFSTSSIKLSDNNLNVTFHPVYSTGTAVVRGNAPLEKGRHHFWEILMLTQIYGTDVMVGVGTANAELHDAGDDFCALLGRDRESWGFSYKGYLQHDGKTCKYGRPFGQNIGEHLVGIHLDAWTGTLQFFINREPLGVAFTKLNNVTLYPLVSSTMAQCVMKLTWSCSTPASLQTTCLAVLSPSQKAYLSKKCPGLRYLTQNIFADILQKSIDCNSEEDIEFPEYIILDDLDYALVLGIKKKKRC; from the exons ATGGATTTAATTACAGACGATCAGCATGCCGAAGCAGAAGACT ATTTATCTTCATCAAAGCATGAATGGACTTGGGATGAGAAATTCTCAACTTCGTCGATTAAATTATCGGACAATAACTTGAATGTTACATTTCATCCCGTATATAGCACTGGCACAGCTGTTGTAAGAGGTAACGCACCATTGGAAAAAGGAAGACATCATTTTTGGGAGATTTTAATGCTAACACAGATCTATGGCACTGACGTG ATGGTTGGTGTAGGAACTGCAAATGCAGAACTTCATGACGCAGGCGATGATTTTTGTGCTCTGCTTGGACGAGATCGAGAATCTTGGGGTTTTTCATATAAAGGATATTTACAGCACGATGGTAAGACGTGTAAATATGGGAGACCATTTGGTCAAAATATAGGAGAACACTTGGTAGGGATACATCTCGATGCTTGGACCGGcacattacaattttttatcaatcgaGAACCATTGG GTGTGGCTTTTACAAAGTTGAACAACGTTACGCTTTATCCATTAGTGAGCTCTACGATGGCTCAATGTGTAATGAAATTAACTTGGAGTTGCTCAACACCGGCATCTTTGCAAACTACTTGTTTAGCAGTCTTGTCGCCTTCTCAGAAGGCATATCTATCGAAAAAATGTCCTGGTTTACGTTATCTTACTCAAAATATCTTTGctgatatattacaaaaatctaTTG ATTGCAATAGCGAAGAAGACATTGAATTTCcggaatatattattttagatgaTTTAGATTACGCTCTTGTACttggaataaagaaaaaaaaacgttgttAG